A single genomic interval of Parvularcula marina harbors:
- a CDS encoding esterase-like activity of phytase family protein: MSPFLALLLAAQPTVIDVVANPFPNDLSGRLGCTQFESGISLEGEPVIGGLSAMRIDGDQITLIGDDALAYSGEVIRNEDGFIRGLKDLSRLPLTNKKGEHLAKSRGDSEGLALYGSGAIVSLERKHRISRFRITDKGWTEDFPLYEETSKRLKPNQGFEALTELKDGRLLAISEGKDEDGLAHVVLLTREGDRWEAVETSYRPGADFNVTDVSVDPKTGDLFVLERAFSRMRGPRARLARVAAPDLYEGAVMEGDEMVRLSALNGVDNMEGLQMERRADGALLAQMISDDNYNRLQQTVVMGFRIDEARCSASAIARNAARARSEAVPQGAVEADKDH; encoded by the coding sequence ATGAGCCCGTTTCTCGCCCTCCTCCTCGCTGCCCAGCCGACAGTCATCGATGTCGTTGCGAACCCGTTTCCCAATGACCTTTCGGGAAGGCTCGGCTGCACGCAGTTCGAAAGCGGTATCTCGCTTGAAGGTGAACCCGTCATTGGCGGGCTTTCCGCCATGCGCATTGACGGCGACCAGATCACGCTGATCGGCGATGACGCCCTTGCCTATTCGGGGGAAGTGATCCGCAATGAGGACGGCTTCATCCGGGGGCTGAAAGACCTCAGCCGCCTCCCCCTTACCAACAAAAAGGGCGAGCATCTCGCCAAGAGCCGAGGCGACAGCGAAGGGCTGGCCCTTTACGGCAGCGGCGCGATTGTCAGCCTCGAACGTAAACACCGTATCTCCCGCTTCCGCATCACCGACAAGGGGTGGACGGAGGATTTCCCGCTCTATGAGGAGACCAGTAAACGCCTCAAACCCAATCAGGGGTTCGAGGCGCTGACGGAGCTGAAAGACGGCCGGTTGCTGGCAATCAGCGAGGGCAAGGATGAGGACGGTCTCGCTCACGTCGTTCTTCTGACGCGGGAGGGTGACCGCTGGGAAGCGGTTGAAACTTCCTACCGTCCCGGCGCGGATTTCAATGTCACGGACGTCAGTGTCGATCCTAAAACCGGCGATCTCTTTGTTCTTGAACGGGCCTTCTCAAGAATGCGGGGGCCTCGCGCCCGGCTGGCCCGCGTGGCCGCCCCTGACCTTTACGAAGGCGCGGTGATGGAAGGCGATGAGATGGTCCGGCTCTCCGCCCTTAATGGCGTCGACAATATGGAGGGGCTACAGATGGAGCGCCGCGCTGATGGCGCCCTCCTCGCCCAAATGATTTCGGACGACAATTACAATCGATTACAGCAGACCGTGGTGATGGGGTTCCGGATCGATGAGGCGAGATGCTCAGCGTCCGCCATAGCCCGAAACGCGGCCCGAGCGCGGTCGGAAGCTGTGCCGCAAGGTGCGGTAGAGGCCGACAAAGACCACTGA
- a CDS encoding VUT family protein → MTATDFTIDDTSDSEGAKSSPRVVERYRAQELTTGYRLQMLFGRVADRVVSAAGVALLFLPFLIGGLLLADIPAKLFDGWTSVESLKPSQWLSRGDLFFTAGIFLLVLLTRRHGGRVAHQALALAWTAAIILTLLMLIYLAPTLQQSDFPNGRYMLGLVSGWYAGAHVAVAIYDLTRGSRWWRPPFLALAGGLGVQSMIYFFVVYAATGAPWVYWVGTNFMLQLVMSVVFVGLYRTLRHSFRPRSGRVSGYGGR, encoded by the coding sequence ATGACCGCCACGGATTTCACCATTGATGATACGTCCGATAGCGAGGGAGCCAAAAGCTCCCCGCGTGTCGTTGAGCGTTATCGTGCCCAGGAGCTGACCACCGGCTACCGGTTGCAGATGCTGTTCGGCCGGGTTGCCGACCGCGTCGTCTCTGCCGCTGGCGTGGCGCTCCTCTTTCTGCCCTTCCTGATTGGCGGGCTCCTTCTCGCTGACATTCCCGCAAAGCTCTTTGATGGCTGGACGAGCGTTGAGAGCCTCAAGCCGAGCCAGTGGCTTTCACGCGGCGACCTCTTCTTTACTGCCGGGATCTTCCTGCTGGTTCTTCTGACCCGCCGGCATGGGGGCCGCGTTGCGCATCAGGCATTGGCGCTCGCTTGGACGGCAGCGATCATCCTGACGCTCCTGATGCTGATTTATCTTGCGCCGACCCTCCAGCAATCCGACTTCCCCAATGGCCGTTACATGCTGGGGCTGGTCTCGGGCTGGTATGCCGGGGCGCATGTGGCCGTGGCGATCTATGACCTGACGCGTGGCAGCCGCTGGTGGCGCCCGCCCTTCCTTGCCCTGGCAGGCGGGCTGGGCGTTCAGTCGATGATCTATTTCTTCGTGGTCTATGCTGCGACAGGCGCGCCCTGGGTCTACTGGGTGGGCACGAACTTCATGCTCCAGCTTGTGATGTCAGTGGTCTTTGTCGGCCTCTACCGCACCTTGCGGCACAGCTTCCGACCGCGCTCGGGCCGCGTTTCGGGCTATGGCGGACGCTGA
- the rpmB gene encoding 50S ribosomal protein L28 → MSRVCEFTGKRPMSGHNVSHANNKTKRRFEPNLCNVTLESEKLERRFKFRISAHALRSVDHVGGLDAFLLKAKEDVLSDKARKLKREIVAATA, encoded by the coding sequence ATGTCTCGTGTCTGCGAGTTCACCGGCAAACGGCCGATGTCAGGCCATAACGTGTCGCACGCGAACAACAAGACCAAGCGCCGGTTCGAACCGAACCTGTGCAACGTCACGCTTGAGAGCGAAAAGCTCGAGCGCCGCTTCAAGTTCCGCATTTCGGCCCATGCGCTGCGCTCTGTCGACCATGTCGGCGGGCTCGACGCTTTCCTGCTGAAAGCCAAGGAAGACGTCCTGTCAGACAAGGCGCGCAAGTTGAAGCGTGAGATTGTCGCCGCGACTGCCTGA
- a CDS encoding DUF3108 domain-containing protein codes for MKNTYSIHALLCFITAASPAFAEDYPDQGTREWRELFAVDPSPTALPYMPVPEPSGGLTYSARFKGEIAGFDVGRVFLDVSASDENYSVFYKMEQKGVARWFSDAEATSKARGSFGENGRIAEHYYFNHDYEAEDDQQYVEIFRRNGDRRMHLWTSPVYTFHQPVGEQIALNAVDPMAGLLALGFLDNNKGKNPCDRTVEVFDGRRLFRLVLKSEGTEKLKRRGNNVYRGTAYKCRLYQEKIAGYREDKRGDVDGDVWVYLVDVPQAFRSDEMAYVPVMIRAKQGLFTAWLEGENPTITAADGRSVNLGDM; via the coding sequence GTGAAAAATACTTACAGTATTCACGCACTGTTATGTTTTATTACAGCAGCATCGCCTGCATTCGCTGAAGACTATCCTGATCAGGGGACTCGCGAATGGCGCGAATTGTTTGCCGTTGATCCATCGCCAACCGCCCTGCCCTATATGCCGGTTCCCGAACCGTCAGGCGGACTGACCTATAGTGCGCGGTTCAAGGGCGAGATTGCGGGATTCGATGTCGGCCGGGTCTTCCTCGATGTCTCCGCATCGGACGAAAACTACTCTGTCTTCTATAAAATGGAGCAGAAAGGGGTCGCCCGCTGGTTCTCCGATGCCGAGGCGACCTCGAAAGCGCGCGGCAGTTTCGGCGAGAACGGCCGAATCGCTGAGCACTATTATTTCAACCACGATTATGAAGCCGAAGACGACCAGCAATATGTCGAGATCTTCCGTCGCAATGGCGACCGGCGCATGCATCTGTGGACGAGCCCGGTCTATACCTTTCACCAGCCGGTGGGGGAGCAGATCGCGCTTAATGCCGTCGATCCGATGGCGGGCCTGCTCGCGCTCGGCTTTCTTGACAATAATAAAGGCAAGAACCCCTGCGACCGGACCGTTGAGGTCTTTGATGGCCGCCGCCTCTTCCGCCTCGTCCTGAAAAGCGAGGGCACAGAGAAGCTCAAACGGCGCGGCAACAATGTTTATCGGGGTACGGCCTATAAGTGCCGACTGTATCAGGAGAAGATCGCCGGTTATCGCGAGGACAAGCGCGGCGATGTCGATGGCGATGTCTGGGTTTATCTCGTTGATGTGCCGCAAGCCTTCCGCAGCGATGAAATGGCCTATGTGCCGGTGATGATCCGCGCCAAGCAGGGCCTCTTCACCGCCTGGCTCGAGGGCGAGAACCCGACGATCACCGCCGCCGATGGCAGGTCAGTCAATCTGGGGGATATGTAA
- a CDS encoding peptidoglycan DD-metalloendopeptidase family protein produces the protein MRSSTLALASISLVALAGAAVASAAVAEEIPAAYRTTASSPVIEKTVIMVQPGDTVYALGRRYGVKPTDIIALNDIPAPYHLAVGEEIILPQKLQKMAAPLPQPVSTGPISGQSALPASPAPLKKDVQMIQASATSAPTQLEYSTVAAVPEKLPPAVERLDAIYTVRPGDTMYSLSRRFEIGLEELAAANNVPAPYTLSVSQRLIIPGAMTAPETIQTETAPAPAEQLASLETSEEAQMAARELGVVPAVADSSDTEDNAILISKTGDSRFSWPIRGAIIEGYGTTKEGLRNDGINIAAPIGAPIRAAADGEVIYTGAELDGYGNLLLVRHIDGWVSAYAHTDSIMVKKGDMVRQGQVVAKVGRTGSVEAPQLHFELRHELQPRDPLAALEGRDIMAASYTQ, from the coding sequence ATGCGTTCATCTACCCTCGCCCTGGCAAGTATTTCTCTTGTCGCACTCGCAGGGGCAGCCGTGGCGAGCGCTGCGGTCGCTGAAGAAATCCCTGCCGCCTACCGCACGACGGCATCCTCCCCCGTGATTGAGAAAACGGTCATCATGGTCCAGCCGGGTGATACGGTTTACGCGCTTGGCCGCCGTTACGGTGTGAAGCCGACCGACATCATCGCGCTCAACGATATTCCGGCACCGTATCATCTCGCCGTCGGCGAAGAGATCATCCTGCCGCAGAAGCTTCAAAAAATGGCAGCCCCGCTGCCGCAGCCGGTCAGCACCGGCCCGATCTCGGGTCAGTCCGCGCTGCCTGCTTCCCCGGCACCCCTCAAAAAGGATGTGCAGATGATCCAGGCGTCCGCCACATCTGCGCCGACCCAACTTGAGTATTCAACGGTTGCGGCAGTACCTGAAAAACTGCCGCCCGCTGTCGAGCGCCTCGATGCGATCTACACGGTGCGTCCGGGCGACACGATGTATTCGCTGTCACGTCGTTTTGAGATCGGTCTCGAAGAACTCGCCGCCGCCAATAATGTGCCGGCACCTTACACACTGTCCGTCAGCCAGCGTCTGATTATTCCCGGTGCAATGACCGCGCCTGAAACGATCCAGACCGAAACAGCTCCGGCCCCAGCCGAGCAGCTTGCGTCACTTGAGACCTCCGAAGAGGCCCAGATGGCGGCTCGCGAACTCGGTGTTGTTCCGGCTGTCGCTGATAGCTCGGATACCGAAGACAATGCGATCCTGATCTCTAAGACCGGCGACAGCCGTTTTTCCTGGCCGATCCGGGGCGCGATCATCGAAGGCTATGGCACGACCAAGGAAGGTCTGCGCAATGACGGTATCAACATTGCCGCCCCGATCGGGGCCCCGATCCGGGCCGCTGCCGATGGCGAAGTGATCTATACCGGCGCGGAGCTTGACGGTTACGGCAATCTCCTCCTTGTCCGTCATATTGACGGCTGGGTTTCGGCTTATGCCCATACCGACTCGATTATGGTCAAGAAGGGCGACATGGTCCGTCAGGGTCAGGTCGTTGCAAAAGTCGGCCGCACGGGCTCTGTCGAGGCCCCCCAGCTTCACTTCGAGCTTCGCCACGAACTCCAGCCCCGCGACCCGCTGGCCGCGCTTGAGGGCCGGGACATCATGGCGGCCTCTTATACTCAGTAA
- the rnr gene encoding ribonuclease R → MTNLPDPSDILTFIRETAERGSGSVTRKDIADAFTIKGADRRDLRALLKEMEDKGEIALEGRRIRVKASGGLPPVVVLDITGSDSEGDLVCVPVTGDAPECTHIRLPVGEAAKEKPPLGVGDRFLGRLKEDGDGGFLTKPIKRIGRGASRMLGIYRRGRRHGYVDPVSRKAGSSLDIHDADKGKAQDGDLVWTEPLNKRGYGPKRGRIVSVVGGMDEQKNWSLIALAENDIPIEFPDRVVAEAESQTLPDDKHYEDLTALPFITIDPKEAKDHDDAVFVEKTEKGWRLIVAIADVSWFVRPGTALDKEAEKRGNSVYLIDRVVPMLPEALSNGLCSLKAGEDRTSMCCEMLIAQSGRKHSHRFFRAKINCRAGLAYEEAQAAADGDVTDRTADLKENVIDPLWDVWRAMTKAREAKPSLDLDMPERQIVLGADGRVTGVRVKDRLEAHRLIETMMVAANVCAAETLEKARQPLIYRVHQEPDPERLEGLKTYLESMGYSLPDGQVLTPQAFNRILSKAREKDEIELVSMAILRTQMQAIYSTENQGHFGLNLARYAHFTSPIRRYADLVVHRAMVTGLGLGPGGARSEDEARLDSVAEHISGTERRAINAERSTQDRYLASYLEEEIGSEFPGRISGVTRAGLFVALDETGADGFVPMRTLRSDYFIHDEDARALIGQQTGARYHIGQRVHVRLEEVTPVQGGLRFLMLTEPDDSFAPPHKRKKSVKPGGKPKPHSKAHPSKTRKSTKPARRKDAGDATTHPKKKASAPHLEESLPGATIKRRPKKKKTTKSRKASPPRPRGKN, encoded by the coding sequence ATGACAAACCTGCCCGATCCTTCAGACATCCTCACCTTTATCAGGGAGACCGCCGAGCGGGGCAGCGGCTCTGTAACCCGCAAGGACATTGCCGACGCCTTTACGATCAAGGGTGCGGACAGGCGGGATTTGCGCGCACTCCTCAAGGAGATGGAAGATAAAGGTGAGATCGCGCTTGAAGGGCGCAGGATCCGGGTGAAAGCATCCGGCGGTCTGCCCCCTGTCGTCGTTCTCGACATTACGGGGAGTGATTCGGAAGGCGATCTCGTTTGCGTCCCCGTCACGGGCGATGCGCCAGAATGCACGCATATCCGCCTGCCCGTAGGCGAAGCGGCCAAGGAAAAGCCGCCTCTCGGTGTGGGGGACCGCTTTCTCGGGCGGCTGAAGGAAGACGGCGATGGCGGCTTTCTTACCAAACCCATCAAGCGAATCGGGCGCGGCGCGAGCCGGATGCTCGGCATCTACCGGCGCGGAAGGCGGCATGGCTATGTCGATCCTGTCAGCCGGAAGGCCGGCTCGAGCCTCGATATTCACGATGCGGATAAAGGCAAAGCGCAGGATGGCGATCTTGTCTGGACCGAGCCGCTGAACAAGCGCGGCTATGGCCCGAAACGGGGCCGCATCGTCTCCGTTGTCGGCGGCATGGATGAGCAGAAGAACTGGTCACTGATCGCGCTCGCCGAGAATGACATACCGATTGAGTTCCCCGACCGGGTCGTCGCCGAGGCGGAAAGCCAGACCCTGCCCGATGACAAACATTATGAGGATCTGACCGCCCTTCCCTTCATCACGATCGATCCGAAGGAAGCCAAAGACCATGACGATGCGGTCTTTGTGGAGAAGACCGAGAAAGGCTGGCGGCTGATCGTTGCCATCGCCGATGTCTCATGGTTCGTCCGGCCGGGCACGGCCCTCGACAAGGAAGCCGAGAAGCGCGGCAATTCGGTTTACTTGATCGACCGGGTCGTCCCGATGCTGCCCGAGGCGCTCTCGAACGGGCTCTGCTCTCTCAAAGCCGGGGAGGATCGCACCTCCATGTGCTGTGAGATGCTGATCGCGCAGTCAGGGCGGAAGCATTCCCACCGTTTCTTCCGGGCCAAGATCAACTGCCGGGCGGGGCTTGCCTATGAAGAGGCGCAGGCCGCCGCGGACGGTGATGTCACGGACCGGACGGCGGATCTCAAAGAGAATGTGATCGATCCCCTATGGGATGTCTGGCGGGCGATGACCAAAGCGCGCGAGGCCAAGCCCTCCCTAGATCTTGATATGCCCGAGCGGCAGATCGTTCTGGGCGCTGACGGCCGGGTGACGGGCGTGCGGGTCAAGGACCGGCTCGAAGCGCACCGGCTGATCGAGACGATGATGGTCGCGGCCAATGTCTGCGCCGCCGAGACGCTGGAGAAGGCGCGCCAGCCGCTGATCTACCGGGTCCATCAGGAACCGGACCCCGAACGGCTGGAGGGCCTCAAGACCTATCTTGAGAGCATGGGCTATTCCCTGCCAGATGGACAAGTGCTGACCCCGCAGGCCTTTAACCGGATCCTTTCGAAGGCGCGCGAGAAGGATGAGATCGAGCTTGTCTCGATGGCAATCCTCCGTACCCAGATGCAAGCGATCTATTCGACCGAGAATCAGGGGCATTTCGGGCTGAACCTTGCGCGCTATGCGCATTTCACTTCGCCAATCCGGCGCTATGCGGACCTTGTCGTCCACCGCGCGATGGTCACAGGGCTTGGGCTTGGCCCCGGCGGCGCACGCTCTGAGGACGAAGCGCGGCTCGACAGCGTTGCCGAGCATATCTCCGGCACCGAACGCCGAGCGATCAATGCCGAGCGCTCAACGCAGGACCGGTATCTTGCGTCCTATCTTGAAGAAGAGATCGGCAGCGAATTCCCCGGACGCATCTCAGGCGTCACCCGCGCGGGGCTGTTCGTTGCGCTCGATGAGACGGGCGCGGATGGTTTCGTACCGATGCGGACCCTGCGCTCAGATTACTTTATCCATGACGAGGATGCCCGCGCCTTGATCGGTCAGCAGACCGGCGCGCGATACCATATCGGCCAGCGCGTCCATGTGCGGCTGGAGGAAGTGACCCCCGTTCAGGGCGGGCTTCGTTTCCTGATGCTCACTGAGCCTGATGACAGCTTCGCGCCGCCCCATAAGAGAAAGAAATCCGTCAAACCGGGCGGCAAGCCGAAACCCCATTCGAAGGCGCATCCCTCCAAGACCCGCAAATCGACCAAGCCCGCGCGCCGCAAAGATGCGGGCGATGCGACCACGCATCCCAAGAAGAAGGCCAGCGCGCCGCACCTTGAAGAGAGCCTGCCCGGCGCGACGATCAAGAGACGGCCCAAGAAGAAAAAGACAACCAAGTCCCGCAAAGCCTCCCCGCCCCGGCCACGCGGTAAAAACTGA
- a CDS encoding TRAP transporter substrate-binding protein — MFSRRKFLTTGALGSTAMLAGCDCADRCGGPATGTASGGGVRSRELKMVTTWPKDFPGLGDAAETTAQMIEQMSGGALTVKLYAAGELVGAFDSFDAVSGGSADMYHGADYYWTGKSRAYPYFTAVPFGMTAVEQIAWFEAAGGQELWDELAAGFNIKPFAAGNTGHQMGGWFKREINTLDDLRGLKIRMPGIGGEVMRRAGAAAVTIPGGELYQSLQSGAIDATEWVGPWNDLAFGFYREAPYYYWPGFHEPGAQLSLGMNLDVWNDMTAQEKAIIRNACRAANHLSIGQFQAQNGKALDILVKEHNVQLRRMPPDILAALAAATREVLEEIAASSDIAGRIHASFAESLRQSLKWNAISDEAYMAARRELIGE; from the coding sequence ATGTTTTCACGCCGCAAGTTTCTGACAACAGGCGCATTGGGGTCGACCGCGATGCTCGCTGGCTGCGACTGCGCGGATCGCTGCGGCGGACCGGCGACCGGCACAGCCTCTGGCGGCGGGGTCCGCTCGCGCGAACTCAAGATGGTCACGACCTGGCCAAAGGATTTCCCCGGCCTTGGCGATGCGGCGGAGACCACGGCTCAGATGATCGAGCAGATGTCGGGCGGCGCCCTCACCGTCAAACTCTATGCGGCGGGCGAGCTGGTCGGCGCCTTTGACAGCTTCGATGCCGTCTCAGGCGGTAGCGCCGATATGTATCACGGGGCGGATTATTATTGGACCGGCAAGTCCCGCGCCTATCCTTATTTCACCGCTGTCCCCTTTGGCATGACCGCCGTCGAGCAGATTGCCTGGTTCGAGGCGGCAGGCGGTCAGGAGCTGTGGGATGAACTGGCTGCGGGCTTCAACATCAAGCCCTTTGCGGCGGGCAATACCGGTCACCAGATGGGCGGCTGGTTCAAACGCGAGATCAACACGCTTGATGACCTCCGGGGACTGAAAATCCGTATGCCCGGAATTGGCGGCGAAGTCATGCGCCGCGCGGGTGCCGCCGCCGTCACCATTCCGGGCGGGGAGTTATACCAGTCCCTGCAATCAGGGGCGATTGACGCTACCGAATGGGTCGGCCCATGGAATGACCTTGCTTTCGGCTTTTACCGCGAGGCACCCTATTATTACTGGCCCGGCTTCCATGAGCCCGGCGCCCAGCTTTCCTTAGGTATGAATTTGGATGTCTGGAATGACATGACGGCGCAGGAAAAGGCGATCATCCGCAATGCCTGCCGCGCCGCCAACCACCTCTCCATCGGCCAGTTTCAGGCCCAGAACGGCAAGGCGCTCGATATTCTGGTCAAGGAGCATAATGTCCAGCTGCGGCGGATGCCGCCCGACATTCTAGCGGCCCTCGCCGCCGCCACCCGCGAAGTGCTCGAAGAGATTGCAGCGTCCTCTGACATTGCAGGGCGCATTCATGCGAGCTTTGCCGAGAGCCTGCGCCAGTCGCTCAAATGGAATGCCATTTCTGACGAAGCCTATATGGCCGCCCGCCGGGAGTTGATCGGAGAATGA
- a CDS encoding TRAP transporter small permease subunit yields the protein MILMILLIVMGLISLLPLAGATGLLRRPIHNFVKILEWIVKAAFFISAVCGACVALAQLAAVITRNLFGVNFIWLQESAIYFFGLMFLLAGGAILLMDAHVRVDVFYAKWSERRQRLVNILGLYLFVIPVGFLILWASGPYVAASWANFEGSNDPSGIQGVFLLKSLVPAFGSLLIMAATVAIERHLNPAFHSEYDPGEV from the coding sequence ATGATCCTGATGATTTTGCTGATTGTGATGGGGCTGATCTCCCTGCTGCCGCTGGCAGGCGCGACCGGTCTCTTGCGCAGACCCATCCATAATTTTGTCAAAATCCTTGAATGGATCGTCAAGGCGGCGTTCTTCATCTCGGCCGTATGCGGCGCATGTGTCGCGCTGGCCCAGCTTGCCGCCGTCATTACCCGCAACCTTTTCGGAGTGAACTTCATCTGGCTGCAGGAGAGCGCAATCTACTTCTTCGGCCTGATGTTCCTCCTCGCCGGCGGGGCGATCCTTCTGATGGATGCGCATGTCAGGGTCGATGTCTTTTACGCCAAATGGTCCGAACGCAGACAGCGCCTCGTCAATATTCTCGGGCTCTATCTTTTCGTCATCCCTGTCGGCTTTCTGATCCTCTGGGCCTCCGGCCCTTACGTCGCCGCAAGCTGGGCGAATTTTGAAGGCTCGAATGATCCAAGCGGCATTCAGGGGGTGTTTCTTCTGAAATCACTCGTGCCCGCCTTCGGCAGCCTGCTGATCATGGCCGCAACCGTGGCGATCGAGCGTCACCTCAACCCCGCCTTCCACAGCGAATATGATCCGGGCGAGGTGTGA
- a CDS encoding TRAP transporter large permease gives MVDNLILCFCACANWLDIAMVITLCVLLLAGFPAAFTLAGVALLYGLLGLAVGAFDPAFIAEPFPIRIFGIVNNQVLLALPMFILMGVILERSKIAEELLDTMAKLFGAMRGGLGISVMLVGALLAASTGIVGATVVTMGLLSLPTMLKRGYDPGLASGTIAAAGTLGQIIPPSIVLILLGDVISNAYQESQLAQGIFAPRAVSVGDLFAGALIPGLLLVVIYLLYIGGVALFRGSKAPAVPANEHIVLSEIGPKLLGTLIPPLLLIIAVLGSILAGKATATEAASIGAIGALLIAGSRRDMAQGFARLLSMAGILAIVVLVILNETIDLRLGRDVISGIEQTGIVLAFIACAVLAAGILCAGLSLLKRSVLWPVLTKTAEVNGMVFTILIGAALFSLVFRGLGGDDTIAAALSQTPGGVVGAMIVVMLVLFVLGFFLDFIEITLVAIPLVAPALLTMGLDPIWLGVMLAVNLQTSFLTPPFGFALFYLRGVAPPEVRTMQIYKGALPFVLIQILMLGILALFPQLATALPHAIYGN, from the coding sequence ATGGTGGACAATCTGATCCTCTGTTTCTGCGCCTGCGCGAACTGGCTCGATATCGCGATGGTGATTACGCTCTGCGTGCTCCTACTCGCAGGGTTTCCGGCAGCTTTTACTCTCGCTGGGGTCGCGCTCCTTTATGGCCTGCTCGGCCTGGCGGTCGGTGCCTTCGATCCGGCCTTCATCGCCGAGCCCTTCCCGATCCGCATCTTCGGTATCGTAAATAATCAGGTGCTGCTGGCGCTGCCCATGTTCATCCTGATGGGGGTGATCCTTGAGCGCTCGAAAATCGCCGAGGAATTGCTCGACACAATGGCAAAGCTCTTCGGTGCCATGCGCGGCGGGCTCGGAATTTCGGTCATGCTGGTAGGCGCACTGCTCGCCGCCTCCACCGGCATTGTCGGCGCGACCGTCGTCACCATGGGGCTTCTCTCTCTGCCGACCATGCTCAAGCGAGGATATGATCCGGGTCTCGCCAGCGGCACGATTGCCGCTGCCGGAACGCTGGGGCAGATCATCCCGCCCTCGATCGTTCTCATCCTGCTCGGTGATGTCATCTCCAATGCCTATCAGGAAAGCCAGCTCGCGCAGGGGATTTTCGCGCCTCGCGCCGTGTCGGTCGGCGACCTTTTTGCTGGCGCGCTGATCCCCGGCCTGCTGCTGGTCGTCATCTATCTTCTTTATATCGGCGGTGTGGCGCTCTTTCGCGGCAGCAAAGCCCCGGCGGTCCCCGCAAATGAGCATATCGTCTTGAGCGAAATCGGCCCGAAACTGCTCGGTACGCTGATCCCGCCACTACTCCTGATCATCGCCGTTCTCGGCTCGATCCTTGCCGGCAAGGCAACCGCAACTGAGGCCGCCTCTATCGGCGCCATCGGTGCGCTACTGATCGCAGGCAGTCGCCGTGACATGGCGCAGGGGTTCGCGCGTTTGTTATCGATGGCAGGTATCCTCGCCATCGTCGTGCTGGTCATCCTCAATGAGACAATCGACCTCCGGCTCGGGCGGGACGTGATCAGCGGGATCGAACAGACTGGTATCGTGCTCGCCTTCATCGCCTGCGCCGTGCTGGCGGCAGGCATCCTTTGCGCCGGCTTGTCGCTTCTCAAACGCTCCGTCCTCTGGCCGGTTCTGACCAAGACCGCGGAAGTCAACGGCATGGTCTTCACGATCCTGATCGGAGCGGCCCTCTTCAGCCTCGTCTTCCGTGGCCTTGGCGGTGATGACACGATTGCCGCCGCACTCAGCCAGACCCCCGGCGGTGTCGTCGGCGCAATGATCGTCGTCATGCTGGTCCTGTTCGTGCTCGGATTTTTCCTCGACTTCATCGAGATCACGCTGGTGGCGATCCCACTTGTCGCGCCCGCGCTCCTGACCATGGGGCTCGATCCGATCTGGCTCGGCGTCATGCTGGCGGTGAATTTACAAACGAGCTTCCTGACCCCGCCCTTCGGCTTTGCGCTGTTCTATTTACGCGGTGTCGCGCCGCCGGAAGTCCGTACGATGCAGATCTACAAGGGTGCCCTGCCCTTTGTTCTCATCCAGATCCTGATGCTGGGCATCCTCGCACTGTTCCCGCAGCTCGCGACCGCCCTGCCGCACGCGATTTACGGCAATTAA
- a CDS encoding GIN domain-containing protein, with product MRTLIALAAAAAMTTGCVIVVDGDDDDWDDGKRDSFRMNLVADYSGPFKAAQTHELSSFEKIDASAGTDVTVVHGDRFEIRLDDRAIGRTSYQVRGNTLKISCDRPCGNGSRGSVEVMAPSLSAIEVSSGAHLEVSEGFEESRLNLSASSGARLDASMLAANSASASASSGASIQLSASDHLSASASSGARIRYNGNPDSVNVSESSGGSIKKH from the coding sequence ATGCGCACCCTTATCGCACTGGCCGCCGCCGCGGCCATGACTACCGGTTGCGTCATCGTGGTCGATGGCGACGACGATGACTGGGACGACGGCAAACGCGACTCATTCCGGATGAATCTGGTCGCGGATTATTCGGGGCCGTTCAAGGCCGCCCAGACGCATGAGCTGTCTTCCTTCGAGAAGATTGACGCATCCGCCGGCACCGACGTCACCGTGGTCCATGGCGACCGCTTTGAGATCCGCCTTGATGACCGGGCGATTGGCCGGACGTCCTATCAGGTACGCGGCAATACGCTGAAGATCTCCTGCGACCGTCCGTGCGGGAATGGCTCACGCGGTTCAGTCGAGGTCATGGCGCCCTCGCTTTCTGCGATCGAGGTCAGTTCCGGCGCGCATCTTGAAGTCAGCGAAGGCTTTGAAGAGTCCCGGCTGAACCTCAGCGCGTCGAGTGGCGCACGTCTTGATGCCTCCATGCTGGCAGCGAACTCGGCCAGTGCCAGCGCCTCGAGCGGGGCTTCGATCCAGCTCTCCGCCTCCGACCATCTCTCGGCGAGCGCGTCGAGCGGCGCGCGGATCCGTTATAATGGCAATCCTGACAGCGTGAATGTCAGCGAAAGCTCCGGCGGGTCGATCAAAAAACACTGA